The following are encoded together in the Streptomyces sp. NBC_00358 genome:
- a CDS encoding class F sortase has protein sequence MVTVALVAGGVWWAGDGEPAGPVASGVVRDAGAASPAPAGRAGAGHAPDARPGGDAPGSRPHRPPAARPARPASEPTPLPRSRAASLRIPSLGLDAPVVGLRLDRDRKLTTPPMDQPKLVGWYTDGPTPGERGTALVVGHRDTRTGPAVFAPLERIRPGARVEARRVDGRVAVYTVDAVRTYAKAHFPDQEVYGNRGRPELRLITCGGAFDRKTGYAANVIAFAHLTVIRGRTGTR, from the coding sequence GTGGTCACCGTCGCACTGGTGGCGGGCGGCGTCTGGTGGGCGGGGGACGGCGAGCCCGCCGGCCCGGTGGCGTCCGGCGTCGTACGCGACGCCGGTGCCGCCTCCCCCGCTCCGGCCGGTAGGGCGGGCGCCGGCCACGCGCCGGACGCCCGCCCCGGCGGTGACGCACCCGGCTCCCGGCCGCACCGCCCCCCGGCCGCCCGTCCGGCCCGGCCCGCGTCCGAGCCCACGCCGCTGCCGCGCTCCCGGGCCGCCTCCCTGCGCATTCCCTCCCTCGGCCTCGACGCGCCGGTCGTCGGCCTCCGGCTCGACCGCGACCGGAAGCTCACCACGCCGCCCATGGACCAGCCGAAACTCGTCGGCTGGTACACGGACGGTCCCACGCCCGGCGAACGCGGCACGGCCCTCGTCGTCGGCCACCGCGACACCCGGACGGGACCCGCCGTCTTCGCCCCGCTCGAACGGATCCGGCCCGGGGCGCGCGTGGAGGCCCGGCGCGTGGACGGCCGCGTCGCCGTCTATACGGTCGACGCCGTACGCACGTACGCGAAGGCGCACTTCCCCGACCAGGAGGTGTACGGGAACCGCGGGCGGCCCGAACTCCGGCTGATCACCTGTGGCGGCGCCTTCGACAGGAAGACCGGATACGCCGCCAACGTCATCGCCTTCGCCCACCTCACGGTGATCCGGGGCCGGACCGGCACCCGGTGA
- a CDS encoding ABC transporter ATP-binding protein, translating to MTRAISLHHVSKSYTRGARVVERLSLDIRPGEFLVLLGPSGCGKSTVLRMIAGLEEVTEGEVRLDGEYANDLPPSERNMAMVFQNFALYPSMTSRDNIGFPLRIETPGEDPRARVDATARMLGIQDLLDRFPNQLSGGERQRVAMGRAIARHPSAFLMDEPLSNLDAKLRNHLRAEISRLTRDLGATTVYVTHDQAEAMSLGDRVAVLRGGVLQQLGTPRTVYGLPANVFVAAFIGTPRINLLRGLVRAPLDGAMTISLGKQYLRLPEPLCLDHQLLRVQQGREVIVGLRSEAVRLARPSEARPGEVAISGLVEHVEFQGHEVLVHFNTGSRPAFVPDLESPRPTRATRRRRRDGTVLDRLRGRAGALRAGPVVVLDHPSDAETDLPGQTPPEGRLPGDLVVRTTPDIELRHGMQVPLLVDIAHLFVFDRNGERICPAPARLPDLEE from the coding sequence ATGACACGCGCCATCTCCCTGCACCACGTCAGCAAGTCGTACACCCGCGGGGCCCGCGTGGTGGAACGGCTCTCGCTGGACATCCGGCCCGGCGAATTCCTCGTCCTGCTCGGCCCCTCCGGCTGCGGCAAGTCGACCGTGCTGAGGATGATCGCGGGGCTGGAGGAGGTCACCGAGGGCGAGGTGCGGCTGGACGGGGAGTACGCCAACGACCTGCCGCCGTCCGAGCGGAACATGGCGATGGTGTTCCAGAACTTCGCCCTCTACCCGAGCATGACCAGCCGCGACAACATCGGCTTCCCGCTGCGCATCGAGACGCCCGGCGAGGACCCGCGCGCCCGGGTGGACGCCACCGCGCGGATGCTCGGCATCCAGGATCTCCTGGACCGCTTCCCCAACCAGCTCTCCGGCGGCGAGCGGCAGCGCGTCGCGATGGGCCGGGCGATAGCCCGCCACCCCTCCGCCTTCCTGATGGACGAGCCGCTGTCCAACCTCGACGCCAAACTCCGCAACCACCTGCGGGCCGAGATCTCCCGGCTCACCAGGGACCTGGGCGCCACCACGGTCTACGTCACCCACGACCAGGCCGAGGCCATGTCGCTCGGCGACCGGGTCGCCGTGCTGCGCGGTGGAGTCCTCCAGCAACTGGGCACGCCCCGCACGGTCTACGGACTGCCCGCGAACGTCTTCGTCGCCGCGTTCATCGGCACCCCCCGGATCAACCTGCTGCGCGGGCTCGTCCGGGCCCCGCTCGACGGGGCCATGACGATCAGCCTCGGCAAGCAGTATCTGCGGCTGCCCGAACCCCTGTGCCTGGACCACCAGTTGCTCCGGGTGCAGCAGGGCCGTGAGGTGATCGTCGGGCTGCGCTCCGAGGCCGTCCGGCTCGCCAGGCCCTCCGAGGCGCGGCCCGGCGAGGTGGCGATCAGCGGCCTGGTCGAGCATGTCGAGTTCCAGGGGCACGAGGTCCTCGTCCACTTCAACACGGGCTCGCGGCCCGCCTTCGTGCCGGACCTGGAGTCGCCGCGGCCGACGCGGGCGACGCGTCGGCGTCGGCGGGACGGCACCGTCCTGGACCGGCTCCGGGGGCGCGCCGGGGCGCTGCGGGCCGGGCCGGTCGTCGTCCTCGACCATCCCTCGGACGCGGAGACCGATCTTCCCGGACAGACACCGCCCGAGGGCCGGCTGCCCGGCGATCTGGTGGTGCGCACCACGCCGGACATCGAACTCCGCCACGGCATGCAGGTCCCGCTCCTCGTGGACATCGCCCATCTGTTCGTCTTCGACCGGAACGGCGAACGGATCTGCCCGGCACCGGCGCGGCTGCCCGATCTGGAGGAGTGA
- a CDS encoding aldehyde dehydrogenase family protein, translating into MKAHDGMYIDGAWRPAAGRDTIEVVNPVDEQVIGRVPAGSALDVDTAVRAARAAFPGWAATAPAERAARLAALRDVLAARKDEIAETVTAELGAPLAFSQAVHAGVPVLVAGSYAELAATYAFEEKVGNSTVYQEPVGVVGAITPWNYPLHQIVAKVAPALAAGCTVVLKPAEDTPLTAQLFAEAVAEAGVPAGVFNLVTGLGPVAGQALAEHPDVDLVSFTGSTAVGRRIGATAGAAVKRVALELGGKSANVILPSADLAKAVNVGVANVMSNSGQTCSAWTRMLVPADRYDEAVELAAAAAAKYGDRIGPVVNAKQRDRVRGYIEKGVAEGARLVAGGPESPREQGYFISPTVFADVTERMAIAQEEIFGPVLSILRYEDEEDALRIANGTVYGLAGAVWAGEESEAVAFARRLDTGQVDINGGRFNPLAPFGGYKQSGVGRELGAHGLSEYLQTKSLQF; encoded by the coding sequence ATGAAGGCACATGACGGCATGTACATCGACGGGGCCTGGCGCCCCGCCGCCGGACGGGACACGATCGAGGTCGTGAACCCGGTCGACGAGCAGGTGATCGGCCGTGTCCCGGCGGGCTCGGCCCTGGACGTCGACACCGCCGTACGCGCCGCCCGCGCCGCGTTCCCCGGCTGGGCCGCCACCGCGCCCGCCGAGCGGGCCGCCCGGCTGGCCGCGCTCAGGGACGTCCTGGCGGCTCGCAAGGACGAGATCGCCGAGACCGTGACCGCCGAGCTCGGAGCGCCGCTCGCGTTCTCCCAGGCGGTGCACGCGGGCGTCCCGGTGCTGGTCGCCGGTTCCTACGCCGAGCTGGCGGCGACGTACGCCTTCGAGGAGAAGGTCGGCAACTCGACCGTCTACCAGGAGCCCGTCGGTGTCGTCGGCGCGATCACGCCCTGGAACTATCCGCTCCACCAGATCGTCGCCAAGGTCGCCCCCGCGCTCGCCGCGGGCTGCACGGTCGTGCTGAAGCCCGCCGAGGACACCCCGCTCACCGCCCAGCTCTTCGCCGAGGCCGTGGCCGAGGCCGGCGTCCCGGCCGGTGTCTTCAACCTCGTCACCGGCCTCGGCCCCGTCGCGGGGCAGGCCCTCGCCGAGCATCCGGACGTCGACCTGGTCTCCTTCACCGGCTCCACCGCGGTCGGCAGGCGGATCGGCGCCACCGCGGGCGCCGCCGTCAAGCGCGTCGCCCTCGAACTCGGCGGCAAGTCCGCCAACGTCATCCTGCCGAGCGCCGACCTCGCCAAGGCCGTGAACGTCGGCGTCGCCAACGTGATGTCCAACTCCGGCCAGACATGCAGCGCCTGGACCCGCATGCTGGTCCCCGCCGACCGCTACGACGAGGCGGTCGAACTGGCCGCGGCCGCCGCCGCGAAGTACGGCGACCGGATCGGCCCTGTCGTCAACGCCAAGCAGCGGGACCGGGTGCGCGGTTACATCGAGAAGGGTGTCGCCGAGGGCGCGCGGCTCGTCGCGGGCGGCCCCGAATCCCCTCGTGAACAGGGCTACTTCATCAGCCCCACCGTCTTCGCCGACGTCACCGAGCGGATGGCGATCGCGCAGGAGGAGATCTTCGGCCCGGTCCTGTCGATCCTGCGTTACGAGGACGAGGAGGACGCCCTGCGGATCGCCAACGGCACCGTCTACGGGCTCGCGGGCGCGGTGTGGGCCGGCGAGGAGTCCGAGGCGGTCGCCTTCGCCCGGCGCCTCGACACCGGCCAGGTCGACATCAACGGAGGGCGCTTCAACCCCCTGGCCCCCTTCGGCGGTTACAAGCAGTCGGGCGTCGGGCGCGAACTCGGCGCCCACGGCCTGTCCGAGTACCTCCAGACCAAGTCCCTCCAGTTCTAG